The genome window ACGTGGCCAACGCGATCTTCGACGGCAGCGACGCGGTCATGCTGTCAGGGGAGACCGCCACCGGCCGCTATCCCCGCGAGGCGGTCAACATGATGGCGAGAATCGTGGTCGAGGCAGAAGCGCATATGGAAGACGCCTGGCCTTATCGCCGGCGCGCTGAACATTCCCTCTCGATCTCGGAAACCATTTGCGAATCGGTGGCGCATGCCGCACAAGTTCTGGACATGAAAGCGATTGCCGTCTTCACCCAGACTGGGACAACCGCTCGTCTCGTATCCAAGTATCGCCCGGTCTGCCCGGTGTTTGCTTTCGCCCATGATGAACACGTAGCCAACCGGCTCAACTTGCTGTGGGGAGTCCATCCTTTCACCATTGACTACGAGCCTTCCGCCGAGGCCATGGTGCGCGCCGGGGAAGCACGATTGTGTGAACTGGGCGTCGTCAAGTCCGGCGACATCGTGGGGGTGATCTCCGGAAAGATCGGCGCTTCGGGTTCCACCAACTTGATGCGCTTGCATGTGGTGGGAAGTGATCGTCCTGCTGCGCAAGTCGGCTCAGACGTTCGCCGCAAATCTCGAGTCGCAGCGTCGCGAAACGGACGCCGTAAGTAGGTTCCTGGGAGATTAGATGGAACACGAGATCCTGGCCATTGCCATCGTGCGACCCAACGAGGGAATGGAGCAGCAGACCCTCCAGGTTCTGCATGAGCTCTACCAGGTGATGAAGCGTAAGGGCTATAGCCGTGATCTCCTGTACCAGGACACTACTGAGCCGGGCTGCTACTTCAATCTGCGCTACTGGAGCTCAGAAAGCAGCCGCCGCGAGGCACAGGAAGATCCCGATGTTCACAAGTGCTGGAGCCAGCTGGGAAATCTGTGCGTGGTGGAAAAAGTGTACGAGATGGTGGCGGTGGGGCGGGGCGAGTAAAGATTCATCTTCGACGATTATCTGTGAAATCAGTGGCTGATCTTTCTAGTTCACCCAGGGTGGCTGGCTCTCACCATTGCCTTTCTTTTTCGGATCTTCCGGTTCCAGGTAGTGTCCCTGATCGTCGAAGCTGACCGTGCGATCGTGTTTCCGCATGTAGACCTCAAATTTCCGTGCGGCACGCCGCCGCTTCCAGCGGTAATAAGAATTTCGAAGATTGAAATAGCTCTCGCCGACTCCCCGAGTCACGCCGCGGCGGCCAAATTTCACGTAAAGATACCCAAAGAGCAGTCCTCCGAGATGGGCAAGGTAGTTGGTACCGCCGCGCTCATCAAGCGAGAAGAATACGGTGATCACAATCAAAATAGCGACGAAGTATTTTGCCTTAATACGAAAAGGGAACGGGATCAGCATGATCTCGTTCTCGGCAAAGACGATGCCGAAGGCCATCAAGATTGCATAAACGCCGCCTGAAGCCCCAATCGTGACCGATTGCGGTGAGCCCAGCACTCCTGTGTACGCCAGCGCTATGCTGAACAGAGCCCCCCCAAGCACTCCCGCGAAATACAACTCCAGAAACCGCCGCGTTCCCCAGGAGCTTTCGAACGACGAACCGAACATCCAGAGGCCCAACATATTTCCGAACCAGTGCATGAAGGCAAGGTGGAGGAAGGAGTAAGTTACTACCTGCCAGACAAGGCCGTGGACCACCGAGGCCGGCGACAGCCCGAACCAGCGGATCACTTCGATCACCGTATCCGGAATCACTCGCGACAGCAACGCCAGCAACAGAAATATTCCCGTATTGATGCCCAGCAGCCACACCACTGCGCGGGTAAAGGGCGGAAGACTGAGTGTCATCTCCCGGCCAGTAAACATGCGTCGATTCATAGGTTCGTACTCAGTTCCTGTTTAGCGTTCTGGTTTCGGCAGCGCCGGCAGGCTGCGATGTCCCTTTCCGTCGACCGCCCGGACGGCGAACACCACGTTGTCCTTCGAGCGATCGATCGTCGCTTGCGGTCCCTTCCCGGCCGCCTGAACATTCTCCCACTCTGCAGCCGTCGTGGGCCGCCACAGGACTTCATAGACTACAGCCGAACCCTCGGGCAGCGGATCCCAGATCAGCGTGGAATCATTCTCCAGTTTACGCGTTTCCAGGCGAAGGTTCGAGGGGAGTGGAGGCGCCGAGGCCAAAGATGCCAGCGTAGCCGCGTTGAGTCGAGCCACGTTAGCGACGTATTCGTAGTCCACGAACTTCGGCAAGTCGCCATATTCGATGCCGTTTTCGGTGCGAACGTCCTGATGCTGGTGATTGAAGTTCTCGCGATATTCGGTCATGCGAACGGCAGCAAAACCCTCCTCATTGAAGGAGGTGTGGTCGCCTCCGCGCAGATAGCGGTCCGGCCGAAAGATCAGCTTTGCACTAAATGTAGCGGGCAGATAGGTACGTCCGGTTTCGCGGATATAGCGCGCCAGTTCCCGGGAGGGCGAATCGCTTTCGCCTCCAAGGCCACGAATGGTCTTGACCTCAGTTTCCGTAGCATTGGCGGGAATTCCTTCCGAAAAGACCCTGACGACGCTTGCGTCCTGACCGCTACTGCGGTCTCCTCCGACGATATCGTTGTTCAGCACCGCTTCCAGGTTCCAGCCTTGCTCGCGGGCCATTTTGGCGAAGTGGCGGCTGCCGTAGAGTCCCTGCTCCTCGCCGGCCACGGTGAGAAAAATGATCGTAGCCGGAAAGCGATGCTTGCTGAGCACCCGCGCGCACTCTAGCGAGACAGCGGTGCCGCTGCCGTCATCATTCGCGCCAGGAGCTAAGGCAGTGGTGTCCTGATCATTGGAGGGGCGGGAATCGTAATGACCCGTCACCAGGAAAATACGTTTGGCGGCCACGGGATCGGTTCCCCGCAAGACGGCGTACACATTCACGATTTCCGTAGGTTTTGGGACGCGGCGCGCAGGCTCCTGCATGAAGGTGTCGGTCTTTACCTCAAGGCAGCCACCGCAATCCTGCGAATAGCGCTCAAATTCCGCTTTGATCCATTCGCGGGCGGCGCCGATGCCACGGCCGGAAGCCACTGCTTGCGGATCCGAGGACGAGATGGTGAGACGCGTGCCGAAGCTCACCAGTCTCTCGATACTGGCTCGGATACGGGCGGCAGAAACCTCTCGCAGCGCGGCCGCGATCGCCGGGTCCGGCAACACCTTGGGACGCGATGGCGATGGACGTGGGCTCTGGGGCAAAAACAGTGGATCATGAGTCCGCGCCGGCGCCTCTTCCGGACCATGGGAGGGCCTTGCAGTTTGTGCAACCATCAGGGATGGGGTCAACATCAATAAGAAACTGGTCACATAGATTCGGATTCGCGATCTTGTCTTGGACATTGCTGGCCGAGTATAAGATTTTCTTTGACGCTGTGCGCCAGAGACTCTAAATATATCAGCGGCAACCCGGCAGTTAATGTCAGGACCACCGCGATAGGAGGCCGCAATCATGGTCGTTTGTCCCGAGTGTGAGAGCGATATCGATCTGGCAGAAGACGAGGTCGAAGAGGGTGAAGTCGTCTCCTGCCCTGAGTGTGGAACCGATTTCGAGGTGATTACCGTCGAGCCATTGGAATTGAGCAAGATCGAAGAGGAAGAAGAGGAGGAAGAAGACGAAGAAGAGAGCGAAGACGGAGACTACTCCTAATCCCATGGCCACCTCTCTCTTATCCGCCTGCCTCGGTCTGCGCCAACACTTAAATTCGATTGGCAGTGTGTTAGTGTGTGCGCTTCTGTTGGCTGGATCAGGCTCGCTTCTGACCCCGGCACCACTCTTGGCCGATAGCAAGAAAGATCCACGCAAGGATTACGCACTCATTATTGGAACCGTATTTGATTCCAGCGGTCACCTGGTTCCGGGTGTTCCGGTGAAGATTCGGCGGGCTGATCAGAAGAAGGCGAAATGGGAGCTGATATCAAACTCGATGGGCGAGTTTGCCCAGCGACTCCCCACAGGACAGGCCGATTACATAGTCTGGGCGGACATAAAGCTTCCAAAGGGCGAACCCAGACCGGAGACCAAAGTACACATCGAGAGTAATGAGCGAGTGGACATCAGCCTGCATCTAAAGTGACAGATTTCAGATACACTACCCGCAAGCAGTACTCGCAAACAGCGGGCGCGCTGACAGTCGTAATGACGGGGTCGCCATGAAGAGAAACGTACTAGGTACAGCGATCTTGCTGACGGCTGTCGCGGCTTGCGTATGGGCTTTCGCGACGGTTGCCAAAGATAAGCCCGAGGACAAACTGTCAACCACGCGCACTCTGCAAGGGCAGGTGCTGGACGCCGCTGACGCCGGCATTCCGGATGCTGTGGTTTACCTGAAGAATACCAAGACCCTGGGAGTGCGAACCTTCATCGCCGATAAAGATGGTAACTACCGCTTTACGGCTCTTTCTCTCAATATCGACTACCAGGTTTACGCTGAACACCACGGCAGTAAGAGCGAAATCAAGACGGTGAGCTCTTTTGACACGCGCAAGACCGTAGTGCTGAATTTGAAGATCGACGTGAAGCGTTAGCCAAGAGTAAAGTTTTGCCAGGGCTCAGGGCCGCCGCAACCAGGCGGCCTTTTTCACATCTATGTGAACGGGGAGGTTAAGATGCGACTCCTGATCAACTGGCTACTGAGCGCAATCAGCCTGCTGCTGGTGGCCTACATCGTGCCCGGATTTCAGATCAGTGGCATTGGTGCCGCGCTGCTGGCAGCGGTTGTGATTGGCCTGATCAATGCCACCTTGGGACTGGTTTTGAAGGTGGTGACATTTCCGCTAACCGTCCTCACGCTGGGAATCTTCTGGATTGTCATCAATGCGCTGATGCTGAAACTAGCCTCTGCGCTCGTGCCCGGGTTTCACATCAACACCTTCCTGGCGGCATTTCTTGGCGCCATTGTGTTGAGTGTGATTAACCTGATCCTGCGCTCCCTGGTGCCCAAGCCGGAGCGGCGGTATTAGCAATGGGACGAGAGAGTCATGGATAACGCGGCCATCGGTCAGTTTGGTAATCAAAAGTACCTTTCCCTGGAAAGCTATCGCAAAAACGGTACGGGGGTGCGCACCCCGGTTTGGTTTGCCACAGATCCATCAGGTACGTTCTATGTGTACACAACCGACGATGCGTGGAAAGTCAAGCGCATCCGCAACAATCCTCACGTCAAGATTGTGCCCTGTGACATGCGTGGCCGGCCAAAGGGCTCCTGGGTAGATGCCCAGGCAAAATTGGTGGAGGGCAACGAAGCCGAAAAGGGTCAGCAGCTGTTGAATCACAAGTATTTTTGGAAGCGTATTGGAGATGTCTTCAGCCGTTTGCTGGGACATAAGCAGGTAATGATCACCATACGCATCTGAATCGGCGCAGGGATTTACAATTGCTTTTTCAACTTTCTGTCCGCAGGAGAACTTCGGTGAGCCAGGCCGCGATCGACCGCCCTCAAGCCAATGAATATAACGAATACTACAGCCGCTACATTTCGCTGGTTCCGCAGCAAGACATACTGCTGACGCTGGAGCGACAGCTGCCGGAAACTGTGAAATTGCTGCGCAATGTCGGAGAGGATCGGGGAGGATACCGCTATGCCCCTGACAAATGGAGTATCAAGCAGGTGATAGGACATCTAGCGGATACAGAACGTGTTTTCGCGTACCGCGCGCTGCGCATCTCGCGCAACGATTCCACTCCCATCGAAGGATTCGAGCAGGACGATTACGTGCTCTACGGTCCCTTCCAACAGTGCCGTCTTGCTGACCTGGTATCTGAATTCGAACATATCCGTCACTCCACCCTGGACCTGTTCCGTAACCTGGATCCCCAGGCCTGGACGCGGAGAGGTGTGGCCAACAAGAACGAGGTGAGCGTACGCGCCATCGCCTACATTCTTGCCGGTCACGAACTGCACCACCGCAAAATTCTGCAAGAGAAATATCTTGCCGCCTCGGCGGCCTGAGATAAGAGCCCAACGGTGTGGCTTTCGAATCGCGGGACATGCACCTGCGCGCCGAAGAGCAGGCGCGAATGCTGGAAGCTGAGGCTGCTTCCAGACGCGCGACATTCTTTTTTGCACTCCTTCCACTCCCCACCCGCGATGCGTACATTCCCTGTGTTACCTTAATGCGTTTTGTCCCGCGGCGGGGTCCGCTAACCCCAGCTTATGATTGTGGGCACCGGCATTGATATCGTCGAAGTTCCGCGCATGGCTGCAGCCATTGAGCGCTTTGGGGAGCGTTTCCTGAGGCGCGTTTTCACTGCCGCGGAAATTCGCTATTGCGACTCCAAGGCCAACCGCATGGAACGATATGCAGCGCGTTTTGCCGCGAAAGAGGCAGCCCTGAAAGCCATCGGCACAGGTTGGAAGCGGGGCGTGGCCTGGACCGATGTGGAGGTGTGTCGCGAACCCGGTGGCCGGCCTTCCATCGTTTTTGCGGGCATGGCCGCAGAATTTGCATCCAAGCTGGGAGTAAAGCGGGTCTCGCTATCGATGTCTCACACCGAGGAGCATGCGGTGGCGCAAGTAATTCTCGAAAACTGAATCCCAGGGAGATTTTGAAGAGAGCGCATGTCAGAGACACTCCTGGCGCCAGGAATTGCCCGCGAGTCAGCGGAAGAGATAAGCGGCACAAGGCTCCTGATCGGCGTCATTCTGACCAGTTTTGCCAGCATGCTGCTGGAACTCGCCCTCACTCGCCTGTTTTCCGTAATCCTCTTCTATCACTTCGCCTTCCTGGCGATCTCTGTTGCCCTGCTGGGACTGGGTGCAGGAGGAGTATTTGCCTATTTGGCCAAGGCACGACTCATGCGCTGGCCGATCGAAGCCATCGGATGTATCGCTTGCGCCATTAACGCCGGATTGATGCTCCTTGTGCTCGAGATCGATCTGCACGTGCCGGTGTTCCTGAACCTCAGTTGGGGAAATTTTCTGCGCCTCTCCACGATCTACTTGATCTCCGCACTGCCGTTCTTTTTCACCGGGCTGTTTTTCTCCGTACTTTTTGCCAGGCGAACCCACCATGTCGCGCAGCTCTACGCCGCCGATCTGGTGGGCGGCGCGCTGGCCTGCTTGGGGGTTGTTGGCTTACTTAACCTCGTCGGTGGCCCGAACACGGTGTTGTTCGCCGGGGGGACGATGGCGGCAGCAGCCTGGGTGTTAGCTCTCGAACCGCGCTACAAGAGCGTCGGCATCGGATTGACGGTCGTCTTTGCCTGCCTCATCGTTCTCAATTATTCGGGCAGGCTGATTGACATTGTGTACGCCAAAGGCATGCGCCGCGATCGGCCATGGGTGGAATTCGCCAAATGGAACGCAATTTCGCGCGTGGAAGTGGACAGGCAGGCTGATGCCAAGGTGATCGTGATCGATGCCGACGCCTCTACCTACATCATGGCGCGGGATCCGAAGCAGAAATGGCAGGGCAGCGACTACCAGCGCAATCTGATGTCGGCTGCGCCCTCTATAGCCAACATTCTCCGTCCCAACGGCAAGCTTGCAATTATCGGCCCGGGAGGAGGGGTGGACGTGCTGCGCGCCTTGGCAAACGGCAGCCCCAGCGTGACCGGAATCGAGATCAACCCCATCATCGCCAACGATGTCATGCGTGGGCGCTATGCTGAATGGTCGTATCAGCTTTACCGGCAGCCGGAAGTGCGAATCGAGGTGAACGACGGACGTTCATGGCTGCGCAACAGTCGCGACAGATTCGATGTGCTGCAGATGACCCTGGTTGACACTTGGGCCTCCACCGCTGCCGGCGCTTTCGCCCTCAGCGAAAACAACCTCTACACCGTCGAAGCTTTTCGTGAGTACTTCGATCATTTGCGACCTGACGGTTTTCTCGCGATTACGCGCTGGGAATTCCACCACCCGCGTGAGGCGTTGCGCGTAGTCTCGCAGGCGATCGAAGCTCTGGGTGGAACCGATTTGCGGCGCAACTTCATCGTGATCTCCGACGGGGAGTTGAACGAAGATGGCCGACCCGTAACCGTTCTGGCCAAAAAGACGCCCTTCACCTCAGAAGAAGAAACGGCAGTGCGGAAGCATGTGGCGGATCATGCAAATCTTGTGCCCTTGTATCTGCCCTCCAATATCGACGGGTCAGGACCAGCCACTCTCGATTCGCGCTTTGGCCCTGGCGCATTTCGTGATCTGATCCTTAGCGGGAAGCCCGCCGAGTTCGCCCAGGCTTATCCCTACAACGTCGCGCCGGTCTACGACGGTGCTCCCTTTTTTTTCTTTACCCTGAAGCCGACTCAACTCCTGGTTCAGTCCGGAACCCAGACCGCCATCGACTGGAAGGTGAATATGGGCGCGGTTGTGCTGCTGATGCTGCTCCTGATCTCCATGCTGGCAGTCGCAGCCTTTCTGCTCCTGCCACTGATGCTAAGGCTCGAGAACGGCGAGAAACCGCAACCGCGGCGCGCTCTTGCTCTGATGTATTTCGTCGCCATCGGGCTCGGCTACATCGTGGTGGAGGTGACCATGATCCAGCGCCTGGTCCTGTTTCTCGGGCATCCCATATACGCCATGACCGTGGTGGTTTTCCTTATGCTGCTGTCTAGCGGCGCAGGCAGTGTGTTTTCCAGGCAGTGGCTGGCCGATCCAAAGCGGGTGTGGGTTGCACTGGTCCTCGTGGCCATAGTCCTGATGCTGTATTTATGGCTGCTGCCGATCGTGCTGCGAACCATGGTTGGATTGCCTTTTCTGTCGAAGCTATTGATAAGCGCCGTCCTGCTGGTACCTCTCGGGTTCGCTATGGGGATGCCATTCCCCACGGGACTGCGGATGCTTGAGAAGGGACCAGGGTCGCCGAGCATCGTCGAATGGGCCTGGGCGATGAACGCCGCCTCCAGCGTTTTGGGTTCCGTATTGGCTATGGCTGTAGCCATCGAATTCGGATTCGGCGTCACACTGTTATGTGGGGCGATGGCGTACTTGATCGCTGCCAGCCTCTGTCGCCGATTTCAGCCATCTGGCGCTTAGCCCGCCTGCTTCTGCCAACCCCGGCATCTACTCGTGCCTTTCACTGCACATAGCAAAATCTGCCCTTTGCTGACTCTTGCTGGCGCTTTTGTTATCATGCCACTTCTTGTTTAACTGCTATTCTGTTGACTTCACGCCTGGGGCGGGGGAGATTTGCCGAGTCAACGTCAGGTCAAGTGGGCGCAACTGCGGGTGGGTGTGACAGTTTTGTTTGCGGCTGTCACCCTCGCTGTGCTCATCTTCCTGATGAGCGGAACGGGTGGATTTCTCGCGCGCAAAATCATACTTAAATCCTACTTCGACAATGCTGGGGGGCTACGCATAGGCGCCCCGGTCCGTCTGCAAGGAGTCGACATTGGCAATGTGAAGGCGATCCAGGTGGTTCCCAGCCACGGTTTGACTCCCGTGGAAGTGGTGATGAAGATCAACAAAGGATTTCAGCCGGACTTGCACATTGACTCCCTGGCTTCCATGAGCACGGTCGGGGTATTAGGCGAATCTTTCGTGGATATCGACAGCACACAGGCAAAAGGACGCCAAGTGCACGACGGCGACGTGCTGCCCATCCGCGATCATCCTGACCTGCAGGATATGATCCGCGCCAGTCAGACCAGTCTGCAGAACATCGATGTACTGGTTCGCCGCATTGACCGCATCGTAGGTTTCATCGAGAGCGGCCAGGGCTCTATCGGCAAGCTGATTTACGATCAGGAACTCTACAATCGCCTGAATACCGCTCTGACGCAAGTGCAGAGCATGGTCACCGAAATCAGCTCCGGCAAGGGAAGCATCGGAAAGTTGATTGCCACAGATGAGCTCTACGACAAGGCCAACCTGGCTGTGGATCACCTTAACCAGATCATCGATGAGGTCAATCAGGGCCAGGGCACGGTAGGCAAGCTGCTGAAGGATCCCAGTCTCTACAACAATGCCAACTCGACTATCGACAAGGTCAACAAAGTAATGGCGGACGTGAACGAAGGCAAAGGTGCTCTCGGCAAATTTACCCGTGACCAGGCTTTTGCCAACAAGCTGGATAATACCGTCACCAAGCTATCTACCATCATGGACCGCCTGGAAGCAGGAGAAGGAACCGCCGGCAAGCTGCTGAGAGATCCCTCGCTGTTCGTAAATGCCGATCAAATGCTGATCGAGACAAGGGGCCTGGTGCAGGCCATCCGTGAAAACCCCAAGAAGTACCTGACCATTCACTTCAAAGTCTTTTAGAAACCTGTCAAAGCCGGCTGCGCCAAGACTCCCTTCTCGCGAATGTTTGTGAGCGGGCCCGTCTATCCCTGCTGACCCACTACTGGTCACGATCCCAAGCGGCGGCTGAAGTGCACCTATGCGTCAACGCTCTCTCCTTGGTTTAGACTATGAGCTTTTGTTGAACGAATTTGTTGAACGAAAAGGAGGGTTATGCGCTGGCAGGGGTTGGGATGGCTGATTCTGGTCTGCAATCTGAGCAATCTGGTTTGGTCGCAAGCCGCCGGCAACCTCGCCCCGGCCGGCACGCCTCGCGCGCTTGAACTCAGCGACATGGATCCGAGCGTCGATCCCTGCGTGGATTTTTACCGGTACGCCTGCGGCGGTTGGATGTCACGCAATCCCATTCCTCCCGATCAGTCGCGATGGGGCCGGTTTAATGAACTGCAGGAGAACAACTTCAAAGCGCTGCGGGGAATTCTGGAGCAGGCCTCGGCTCCCGACCCTGCACGCAGCGAGACCACGCAGAAGCTGGGCGACTACTACGCCTCCTGCATGGATGAAGCTCGTATCGAAAGCCAGGGCACCAAGCCGATCGAGCCTCTGCTGAAGGCGGTGGACAAGATCAGCAACAAAAAAGATCTGCTGCGCACGGTGGCGCTGCTCCACACCAATGGTGTCGCAGCCCTGTTCGTTTTCGCTCAGGCACCTGATTTGCACGATGCTACCCGCAGCGTTGCCAACCTCGATCAGGGTGGTCTGGGGCTTCCCGACCGCGACTACTACCGAAATAACGACGCCAAGTCCGTCGAAACCAGACAACGCTACCTGGAGCACATGCAAAAGATGTTTGAGCTCCTCGGAGAGACACCGCAAGCTGCTTCGGCCAATTCCAAGACGGTGATGGAAATTGAAACCAGCCTGGCCAACGCTTCCATGGACCGTGCTGAGCGGCGCGACCCGGAAAAGCGCGATCACTGGATGAAAGTGGAGGAGATCAGCTCGGCAGCGCCCAATTTTGAGTTGCTCACTTACTTTCAGGACACCGCTGCCCCGGAGTTTTCCTCTCTCAATGTCGTTAATCCGGATTTTTTCCGAACCATAAGTCCCCTCATCGACTCCGTCCCGCTCGAGCAGTGGAAAGCCTACCTTCGCTGGCATGTGGCACGAACAGCCGCACCGCTGCTGTCCAAGCGCTTTGTGGAAGAGGATTTTCGCTTTGAACGCCAGTATCTCCAGGGACAGAAAGAAATGCAGCTGCGATGGAAACAATGCGTGGAGCGCACCGACCGCCAGGTTGGTCAGCTGCTCGGCCGCCCTTACGTAGATGAGTATTTCGGCCCGCAAAACAAAGAGCGCACGCTGCAGATGGTCCAGATGATTGAGACCGCGCTGGCTGGGGATATTAAGAGCCTGTCCTGGATGAGCGATACCACGAAGAAGCAAGCGCAGATCAAGCTGGATGCAATTCGCAACAACATCGGATATCCGGACAAATGGCGCGACTACAGCAACCTGAAGATTGTCCGCGGTGAGTTTGCGGAAGACACATTACGCGCCAATCACTTCGAGTTTAACCGGCAACTGGACAAGATCGGCAGAGCGGTTGACCGCACGGACTGGAACATGTCGCCACCGACGGTGAACGCATACTATCGGTCGGCGTTCAACGACATCACCTTTCCCGCCGGGATCCTGCAACCCCCCTTCTACGATGCGAAACTCGATGACGCGATGAACTACGGCGGCATTGGGGCGGTAATCGGTCACGAGTTGACCCATGGTTTCGACGACCAGGGGAGTCAATTCGATGCGCAGGGTAATTTCAAATCCTGGTGGACGCCCGAGGATCGCAAGGAGTTCGAGAACCGCACTGACTGTATCGTAAAAGAATATGAAGGATTTACGGTCGGCGATCTGCACCTGCGGGGCAAACTCACCCTGGGCGAGAACACCGCCGATAACGGCGGGCTTCGTATTGCTTATCTCGCACTCGAAGATCAGCTCAAAGACAAAGATGTGCCAAAGATGGACGGATTCACGCCGCAGCAACGATTCTTCCTGGGGTACGCTCGGATCTGGTGCCAGAACATCACGCCCGAAGCGGCCCGCGTGCGTGTCTACACCGATCCCCATTCGCCGGGCCAGTACCGCGTGAACGGCGTGATCTCGAATATGCCGGAATTCCAAAAGGCATTCGGCTGCAAAGTGGGACAACCTATGGTCCGCCAAAACGCCTGCCGCGTGTGGTAGATCACAGCGGTCGAGAAGCAAATTACCGCACACTCGACGCCGGAACCCGCTTGCTGCGGGTCTTCACTGCGGAGAGTCAATGCCGGCCATCGCCGCGGAATCGCTAGCCCGAACCATCCAGGAATTCGTTGCCGCATCGCGCGGTGCAGTTGTGGTGGAAGAAGGTTCGGTGATCTTCGACTTGAGCGAAGCCAGGTACTCGCTCGCCACCGAGCACGATAAGTGCGTGCTGCATTTCTGGTCTCCGGAACGCAATGCCGTGCGCCGCGTTCTCGATGCGGAGGTCCGCAAAGATATTCTTGCGCTTTCGGTACAGCGCTTCGGAAAATCCAGGCCAACCCAGCTCGAGATCTGCCGGGAGCGCGATCAGCGGACTCCCTCGGCCAAACGGGCGCAACGATCCAGCTACCTTCATCGCCTGCGGCGGGCTTTCGAGCATCGATCTCCCGACTTCATGATGGAGGCGCTGAGTTCGACCATCGACCTGGAGCGCTCTTTCAGTCCTATCTACGCCCGCGGTTGGATGCGCAAAGGGAATACCGCCTTTGCGGTCCTGGGGGTGAACTCTGAAGAGATGCAGGCGTCGATCGACGCTTCCCTCACCTTCGGCATTCTATGGCTGGATCACCTGCGCGAACGGGAGGCGGGCCGTCTGCTCGTCGCCGGGCTACGGTTAGTGGTGCCTCAGGGCAAGTCGGCGATTGTGAGGGAAAGAGTGGCTTGTCTCAACCGCGAGGCAGCGGCCTTTACGGTTCTTGAGCTGGATGAGCGCACCCTGGAGTTGGAGCAGCAGGATGCCAGCGATCGCGGCAACATCGCCACCCGCCTGATCTTTTGTCCCAATTTGGAGGAGGCCCAGAGGCGATTCGAGCCTTCGATTGCCAGGATTCGAAAATTCATCAAAGAATTTCACAACAGCGTATTTTCCGCTGCGGAAATTTCTTTTCGCATGCACGGGCTTGAATTTGCGCGAGCCCGCCTGTCGGCGGAACCGGCATCCTTGCGCCACGGTCAGGAGATCGTGTTCGGCCTCGGCCCCTCAGAGACGGTTCTGAGCGATCAGACCGAGCCATTGTTTGCGGAAATCGTCCAGCGCCTGGTGGATGCCCGTCAACCGAAACGGCCGCCCGGTGATGAAGTACTTTGGCGACTGGCTCCAGAGCGCTGGCTGGAGTCCCTGGTGGTGTGCGATGTTCGGGCCGTCGACCACCGGCTGGACCGTCAATTTGTCTATTCCCAGGTGCCGGCATTCTCGGCCGCGGATCGGGCCATGATCGATGTTCTTACGGTTACACGAGAGCACCGTCTGGCCGTGTTGGAATTGAAAGCCGA of Terriglobales bacterium contains these proteins:
- a CDS encoding M13 family metallopeptidase, with product MRWQGLGWLILVCNLSNLVWSQAAGNLAPAGTPRALELSDMDPSVDPCVDFYRYACGGWMSRNPIPPDQSRWGRFNELQENNFKALRGILEQASAPDPARSETTQKLGDYYASCMDEARIESQGTKPIEPLLKAVDKISNKKDLLRTVALLHTNGVAALFVFAQAPDLHDATRSVANLDQGGLGLPDRDYYRNNDAKSVETRQRYLEHMQKMFELLGETPQAASANSKTVMEIETSLANASMDRAERRDPEKRDHWMKVEEISSAAPNFELLTYFQDTAAPEFSSLNVVNPDFFRTISPLIDSVPLEQWKAYLRWHVARTAAPLLSKRFVEEDFRFERQYLQGQKEMQLRWKQCVERTDRQVGQLLGRPYVDEYFGPQNKERTLQMVQMIETALAGDIKSLSWMSDTTKKQAQIKLDAIRNNIGYPDKWRDYSNLKIVRGEFAEDTLRANHFEFNRQLDKIGRAVDRTDWNMSPPTVNAYYRSAFNDITFPAGILQPPFYDAKLDDAMNYGGIGAVIGHELTHGFDDQGSQFDAQGNFKSWWTPEDRKEFENRTDCIVKEYEGFTVGDLHLRGKLTLGENTADNGGLRIAYLALEDQLKDKDVPKMDGFTPQQRFFLGYARIWCQNITPEAARVRVYTDPHSPGQYRVNGVISNMPEFQKAFGCKVGQPMVRQNACRVW
- a CDS encoding MlaD family protein, giving the protein MPSQRQVKWAQLRVGVTVLFAAVTLAVLIFLMSGTGGFLARKIILKSYFDNAGGLRIGAPVRLQGVDIGNVKAIQVVPSHGLTPVEVVMKINKGFQPDLHIDSLASMSTVGVLGESFVDIDSTQAKGRQVHDGDVLPIRDHPDLQDMIRASQTSLQNIDVLVRRIDRIVGFIESGQGSIGKLIYDQELYNRLNTALTQVQSMVTEISSGKGSIGKLIATDELYDKANLAVDHLNQIIDEVNQGQGTVGKLLKDPSLYNNANSTIDKVNKVMADVNEGKGALGKFTRDQAFANKLDNTVTKLSTIMDRLEAGEGTAGKLLRDPSLFVNADQMLIETRGLVQAIRENPKKYLTIHFKVF